The following proteins are co-located in the Dermochelys coriacea isolate rDerCor1 chromosome 4, rDerCor1.pri.v4, whole genome shotgun sequence genome:
- the CENPC gene encoding centromere protein C isoform X2 produces the protein MLYTPILENHLKNDYRARFCNGEGKQQINVQPGQNVLKIIRDCFENCVSDSTINSPSITHCSTPVIFKQKEDLLLSKELNSGLFNSVKKTFKSTSSVDASPVKSISCSGQSTEAHQKSIALENIVGSNKKVGCVLKEDTSSSEDDLFDAGNPVGSNKKANSILKDVERSSQSPAGIFDTDEDNYEVIGSPVLLVEEAETSVHLLSLDEKATLAMMKRQTEVRRSEGPQARTEEQIVPVERAKCVTVPSEQKKKSLSSALLGAVTTGTVEKRYSASIPPPPSPIKGLGMENECEFLIDESDGFSFTSWFSIPQKNKKIEKQASAKLVPKSQPSKRKKTVVRESKKRKDRKAQNEVPVKVTHMEQSKMKTCDVAEGIQDELQNALDTNLGLSDKKKDALKSVRQSSPHMESKKHTDRQRSTRTPNKEKSMALKQIQPKKFTFSISKSDPDTSDTEQPKPTEIPNEDSFGSYSMTEQPQEKVVSSKEDHNFQKPPQSILKTALHSSHKKQTAKQKLSKVASSKKLVENRRTKLRKSALKSSSRKSRVQISEESSESEPIEEVDERELLKSNKVFAPSLQQESPTSALQKSRKSPKPKNVIHSLESSGNVHIKTPAKSKKPSQIFIDNTEDSEGKSASVKSLRRTATQINQRTNMIDYSNPENAEPGNTTDRKGSSGQDMAEQKHKKSNASMKTKYEKKSNVHRSQVSPAPEKNKNHSSGPVLKRYVKFTSKNEEPIACECEDSSSDKSIALKDDASEFLSNTPLKHKLVMPSQTPNVRRTKRIRLKPLEYWRGERVNYMMRPSGGFVVGGIVSPEKDPCRKARIKRKHTPKTRSHVVEHLNVSLADTSKPTAVWDPTINEEVLLDCVNTGSNHSCFFNDESVEIYKNLNTSVFAAGKLILKPLKEKGHQFVYTDNIAFHVIRGKIIVTLHKTSYYLTTGDFFYVPEGNGYNIRNLLNEESILLFTQLKGERPIIEHSLNESSSS, from the exons ATGCTTTACACCCCTATTTTAGAG aatcatttaaaaaatgactacAGAGCAAGATTCTGCAACGGAGAAGG AAAACAACAGATTAATGTACAGCCAGGCCAAAATGTACTGAAAATTATACGAGATTGTTTTGAAA attgtGTTAGTGATTCTACAATAAATTCTCCAAGCATAACACACTGCTCAACCCCTGTCATTTTTAAGCAAAAGGAGGATTTATTACTGAGCAAAGAG TTAAATTCAGGTTTATTTAACTCTGTGAAGAAGACGTTTAAGTCTACATCCTCTGTAGATGCATCACCAGTAAAATCAATCAGCTGTTCAG GACAGTCAACTGAAGCACATCAGAAATCTATAGCACTTGAGAACATAGTTGGCTCTaacaaaaaagtggggtgtgtgtTAAAAGAAGATACAAGCTCAAGTGAAGATGATCTTTTTGATGCCGGTAATCCTGTTGGTTCTAACAAGAAAGCAAATAGTATATTAAAAGATGTTGAAAGATCAAGCCAAAGCCCTGCTGGTATCTTTGATACTGATGAGGATAATTATGAGGTCATTGGATCACCTGTTCTTCTTGTTGAGGAAGCAGAAACATCTGTACACCT aTTAAGTCTTGATGAAAAAGCAACTCTAGCAATGATGAAGAGACAGACAGAAGTTCGAAGGTCAGAAGGTCCTCAGGCAAGGACAGAAGAGCAGATAGTTCCAGTGGAAAGAGCAAAATGTGTTACTGTACCTTCTGAACAGAAAAAGAAGTCGCTTTCTTCAGCATTGTTAGGAGCTGTGACAACAGGAACTGTTGAAAAAAG GTATTCAGCCTcgataccaccaccaccttctcccATAAAAGGTTTAGGAATGGAAAATGAGTGTGAGTTTTTAATTGACGAATCGGATGGTTTTTCTTTTACATCCTGGTTTTCAATTccccaaaagaacaaaaaaatagaGAAACAGGCCTCAGCAAAGCTTGTGCCAAAATCTCAGCCTTCCAAAAGGAAAAAGACAGTTGTACGAGAAAGCAAGAAACGTAAGGATAGGAAGGCACAGAATGAAGTACCTGTTAAAGTGACTCATATGGAACAGTCGAAAATGAAAACATGTGACGTTGCTGAAGGGATACAAGACGAGTTACAAAATGCTTTGGATACAAATCTAGGTTTATCTGACAAAAAGAAAGATGCTCTTAAATCTGTAAGGCAAAGCAGCCCTCACATGG AAAGTAAAAAACATACAGATAGACAAAGATCCACAAGAACCCCAAACAAGGAAAAGTCCATGGCCCTGAAACAGATACAGCCCAAAAAATTCACTTTTTCAATTTCCAAATCAGATCCAGATACTTCCGATACAGAACAACCTAAACCAACAGAAATACCTAATGAAGATTCCTTTGGATCTTATAGTATGACTGAGCAGCCTCAAGAGAAGGTTGTGTCTTCAAAAGAGGATCATAATTTTCAAAAACCTCCCCAGtccattttaaaaactgctctacattCATCCCACAAGAAACAAACTGCTAAACAGAAACTTTCAAAAGTTGCATCATCTAAAAAACTGGTAGAAAACCGAAGAACCAAACTTAGAAAATCTGCCCTTAAATCCAGTAGTAGAAAATCCAGGGTACAAATCTCAGAGGAGAGTTCTGAAAGTGAGCCCATAGAGGAGGTGGATGAAAGAGAGCTGTTAAAGTCAAACAAAGTGTTTGCCCCTTCATTGCAACAGGAATCACCGACTTCCGCATTACAGAAGTCCCGTAAATCTCCCAAACCTAAAAACGTCATACATTCACTAGAATCATCTGGTAATGTACATATCAAAACTCCTGCAAAATCTAAAAAACCTTCACAGATTTTCATAGACAATACAGAAGACTCTGAGGGGAAAAGTGCATCAGTGAAATCTCTACGGAGGACAGCTACTCAGATTAATCAAAGAACAAATATGATTGATTATTCAAATCCTGAAAATGCTGAACCTGGGAATACAACAGATCGCAagggttcttctggccaggacaTGGCAGAACAAAAACACAAGAAGTCAAATGCGtctatgaaaacaaaatatgaaaaaaagagTAATGTCCACCGATCACA AGTCTCTCCTGCGCCTGAGAAAAACAAGAATCATAGCAG tgggccTGTACTGAAACGTTATGTAAAATTTACTTCAAAAAATGAAGAGCCTATTGCATGTGAGTGTGAGGATTCATCTTCAG ATAAATCTATAGCCTTGAAGGACGATGCAAGTGAATTTTTGTCAAACACACCACTAAAGCATAAACTAG TAATGCCATCCCAAACACCCAATGTTCGTCGGACAAAAAGAATACGACTAAAGCCTTTGGAGTATTGGCGAGGGGAGCGTGTGAACTATATGATGAGACCATCAG GAGGGTTTGTGGTAGGTGGAATAGTGTCTCCTGAAAAGGATCCATGCAGAAAGGCTAGAATAAAGAGGAAACATACACCAAAAACAA GGAGTCATGTTGTTGAACATTTGAATGTCTCCCTAGCAGATACTTCTAAGCCAACTGCTGTATGGGATCCAACAATTAATGAAGAGGTTTTGCTAG aTTGTGTTAACACTGGAAGTAATCATTCTTGTTTCTTTAATGATGAGTCAGTGGAAATATATAAAAACCTGAACACATCTGTTTTTGCTGCTGGTAAATTGatcttgaaaccacttaaagaAAAGGGGCACCAATTTGTTTACACAGATAATATA gcTTTCCATGTTATCCGTGGCAAGATTATTGTTACCCTTCATAAGACATCCTATTATCTGACTACAGGAGATTTTTTCTATGTTCCAGAAg
- the CENPC gene encoding centromere protein C isoform X6: protein MLYTPILENHLKNDYRARFCNGEGKQQINVQPGQNVLKIIRDCFENCVSDSTINSPSITHCSTPVIFKQKEDLLLSKELNSGLFNSVKKTFKSTSSVDASPVKSISCSGQSTEAHQKSIALENIVGSNKKVGCVLKEDTSSSEDDLFDAGNPVGSNKKANSILKDVERSSQSPAGIFDTDEDNYEVIGSPVLLVEEAETSVHLLSLDEKATLAMMKRQTEVRRSEGPQARTEEQIVPVERAKCVTVPSEQKKKSLSSALLGAVTTGTVEKRYSASIPPPPSPIKGLGMENECEFLIDESDGFSFTSWFSIPQKNKKIEKQASAKLVPKSQPSKRKKTVVRESKKRKDRKAQNEVPVKVTHMEQSKMKTCDVAEGIQDELQNALDTNLGLSDKKKDALKSVRQSSPHMEESKKHTDRQRSTRTPNKEKSMALKQIQPKKFTFSISKSDPDTSDTEQPKPTEIPNEDSFGSYSMTEQPQEKVVSSKEDHNFQKPPQSILKTALHSSHKKQTAKQKLSKVASSKKLVENRRTKLRKSALKSSSRKSRVQISEESSESEPIEEVDERELLKSNKVFAPSLQQESPTSALQKSRKSPKPKNVIHSLESSGNVHIKTPAKSKKPSQIFIDNTEDSEGKSASVKSLRRTATQINQRTNMIDYSNPENAEPGNTTDRKGSSGQDMAEQKHKKSNASMKTKYEKKSNVHRSQVSPAPEKNKNHSSGPVLKRYVKFTSKNEEPIACECEDSSSDKSIALKDDASEFLSNTPLKHKLVMPSQTPNVRRTKRIRLKPLEYWRGERVNYMMRPSGGFVVGGIVSPEKDPCRKARIKRKHTPKTNTSKPTAVWDPTINEEVLLDCVNTGSNHSCFFNDESVEIYKNLNTSVFAAGKLILKPLKEKGHQFVYTDNIAFHVIRGKIIVTLHKTSYYLTTGDFFYVPEGNGYNIRNLLNEESILLFTQLKGERPIIEHSLNESSSS, encoded by the exons ATGCTTTACACCCCTATTTTAGAG aatcatttaaaaaatgactacAGAGCAAGATTCTGCAACGGAGAAGG AAAACAACAGATTAATGTACAGCCAGGCCAAAATGTACTGAAAATTATACGAGATTGTTTTGAAA attgtGTTAGTGATTCTACAATAAATTCTCCAAGCATAACACACTGCTCAACCCCTGTCATTTTTAAGCAAAAGGAGGATTTATTACTGAGCAAAGAG TTAAATTCAGGTTTATTTAACTCTGTGAAGAAGACGTTTAAGTCTACATCCTCTGTAGATGCATCACCAGTAAAATCAATCAGCTGTTCAG GACAGTCAACTGAAGCACATCAGAAATCTATAGCACTTGAGAACATAGTTGGCTCTaacaaaaaagtggggtgtgtgtTAAAAGAAGATACAAGCTCAAGTGAAGATGATCTTTTTGATGCCGGTAATCCTGTTGGTTCTAACAAGAAAGCAAATAGTATATTAAAAGATGTTGAAAGATCAAGCCAAAGCCCTGCTGGTATCTTTGATACTGATGAGGATAATTATGAGGTCATTGGATCACCTGTTCTTCTTGTTGAGGAAGCAGAAACATCTGTACACCT aTTAAGTCTTGATGAAAAAGCAACTCTAGCAATGATGAAGAGACAGACAGAAGTTCGAAGGTCAGAAGGTCCTCAGGCAAGGACAGAAGAGCAGATAGTTCCAGTGGAAAGAGCAAAATGTGTTACTGTACCTTCTGAACAGAAAAAGAAGTCGCTTTCTTCAGCATTGTTAGGAGCTGTGACAACAGGAACTGTTGAAAAAAG GTATTCAGCCTcgataccaccaccaccttctcccATAAAAGGTTTAGGAATGGAAAATGAGTGTGAGTTTTTAATTGACGAATCGGATGGTTTTTCTTTTACATCCTGGTTTTCAATTccccaaaagaacaaaaaaatagaGAAACAGGCCTCAGCAAAGCTTGTGCCAAAATCTCAGCCTTCCAAAAGGAAAAAGACAGTTGTACGAGAAAGCAAGAAACGTAAGGATAGGAAGGCACAGAATGAAGTACCTGTTAAAGTGACTCATATGGAACAGTCGAAAATGAAAACATGTGACGTTGCTGAAGGGATACAAGACGAGTTACAAAATGCTTTGGATACAAATCTAGGTTTATCTGACAAAAAGAAAGATGCTCTTAAATCTGTAAGGCAAAGCAGCCCTCACATGG AAGAAAGTAAAAAACATACAGATAGACAAAGATCCACAAGAACCCCAAACAAGGAAAAGTCCATGGCCCTGAAACAGATACAGCCCAAAAAATTCACTTTTTCAATTTCCAAATCAGATCCAGATACTTCCGATACAGAACAACCTAAACCAACAGAAATACCTAATGAAGATTCCTTTGGATCTTATAGTATGACTGAGCAGCCTCAAGAGAAGGTTGTGTCTTCAAAAGAGGATCATAATTTTCAAAAACCTCCCCAGtccattttaaaaactgctctacattCATCCCACAAGAAACAAACTGCTAAACAGAAACTTTCAAAAGTTGCATCATCTAAAAAACTGGTAGAAAACCGAAGAACCAAACTTAGAAAATCTGCCCTTAAATCCAGTAGTAGAAAATCCAGGGTACAAATCTCAGAGGAGAGTTCTGAAAGTGAGCCCATAGAGGAGGTGGATGAAAGAGAGCTGTTAAAGTCAAACAAAGTGTTTGCCCCTTCATTGCAACAGGAATCACCGACTTCCGCATTACAGAAGTCCCGTAAATCTCCCAAACCTAAAAACGTCATACATTCACTAGAATCATCTGGTAATGTACATATCAAAACTCCTGCAAAATCTAAAAAACCTTCACAGATTTTCATAGACAATACAGAAGACTCTGAGGGGAAAAGTGCATCAGTGAAATCTCTACGGAGGACAGCTACTCAGATTAATCAAAGAACAAATATGATTGATTATTCAAATCCTGAAAATGCTGAACCTGGGAATACAACAGATCGCAagggttcttctggccaggacaTGGCAGAACAAAAACACAAGAAGTCAAATGCGtctatgaaaacaaaatatgaaaaaaagagTAATGTCCACCGATCACA AGTCTCTCCTGCGCCTGAGAAAAACAAGAATCATAGCAG tgggccTGTACTGAAACGTTATGTAAAATTTACTTCAAAAAATGAAGAGCCTATTGCATGTGAGTGTGAGGATTCATCTTCAG ATAAATCTATAGCCTTGAAGGACGATGCAAGTGAATTTTTGTCAAACACACCACTAAAGCATAAACTAG TAATGCCATCCCAAACACCCAATGTTCGTCGGACAAAAAGAATACGACTAAAGCCTTTGGAGTATTGGCGAGGGGAGCGTGTGAACTATATGATGAGACCATCAG GAGGGTTTGTGGTAGGTGGAATAGTGTCTCCTGAAAAGGATCCATGCAGAAAGGCTAGAATAAAGAGGAAACATACACCAAAAACAA ATACTTCTAAGCCAACTGCTGTATGGGATCCAACAATTAATGAAGAGGTTTTGCTAG aTTGTGTTAACACTGGAAGTAATCATTCTTGTTTCTTTAATGATGAGTCAGTGGAAATATATAAAAACCTGAACACATCTGTTTTTGCTGCTGGTAAATTGatcttgaaaccacttaaagaAAAGGGGCACCAATTTGTTTACACAGATAATATA gcTTTCCATGTTATCCGTGGCAAGATTATTGTTACCCTTCATAAGACATCCTATTATCTGACTACAGGAGATTTTTTCTATGTTCCAGAAg